One segment of Saccharospirillaceae bacterium DNA contains the following:
- the mrcB gene encoding penicillin-binding protein 1B, whose amino-acid sequence MSAKNSPSSDNKRKPAKSRAKSAQTRSEPQRKFAKQPFSFWRWFWRLTLIVVVGLAAYMVYLDAQVRAQFDGKKWNLPAKVYARPLVLYPGLELNKGQLLAELKWADYKQSADAAVPGTFARRGDDWIIHRRAFPFWDGSQPSQHVRVAFEDQQVEHIRSMTGDDIALMRLEPQYIGGIFPAHNEDRELVTLDDVPPTLIAALIVTEDKAFFEHWGVSFRGIIRAMLANVRAGGFVQGGSTLTQQLIKNFFLTSERTLKRKAQEALMALLLELHYSKEEILQAYLNEVYLGQAGRRAIHGFGLAARFYFGKSVRELNLAEIATLVGLVKGASYYNPKRNPNRARDRRDLILGLMAENGIISEKQRILAQGQPLQTANSRRAGQREYPAFLELAKKQLQRDYRLEDLQNEGLRIFTTLDPWVQHSLEKAALGHLKSLERWQPRQKGQLETAAVITSVDGGEVRALLGSRRTEFFGYNRAVSMQRSIGSLAKPAVYLTALNSGQYHWGSPVSDAPVSVAGPGDQVWQPKNYDRKSHGTLPMADALARSLNQSTARLGMKVGLENVVNTFQQLGLKKEIPPYPSILLGAVDASPLEVASMYQTIASQGFATPLRAIEAVTTARGSTLSSYAIEGEQRFDPQKISWLRYGMEQVALRGTAKRLDKELGGPLAAKTGTSDDQRDAWFAGFDNRYLGVMWVGRDDNQPMPFAGSSAALPIWLSTFKQVGVEPLQPDSELIWLPVDKQGNQLQDGCSGKLYPFVSERVQVQRNGCRAPKAVPRPEQEKSGWLDWLF is encoded by the coding sequence ATGTCCGCCAAAAATTCCCCTTCTTCAGATAATAAACGCAAACCTGCGAAATCTCGTGCGAAGTCTGCTCAGACACGCTCTGAACCTCAACGTAAATTCGCTAAACAGCCCTTTTCATTCTGGCGCTGGTTCTGGCGCTTGACCTTGATCGTGGTTGTTGGGCTGGCGGCTTATATGGTGTACCTCGATGCCCAGGTTCGTGCTCAGTTCGATGGCAAAAAGTGGAATCTGCCAGCCAAAGTTTATGCCCGGCCACTGGTGTTGTATCCGGGTTTAGAACTGAATAAAGGCCAATTGTTAGCGGAATTAAAATGGGCTGATTACAAGCAGTCAGCGGATGCTGCTGTGCCGGGCACGTTCGCTCGCCGCGGTGATGACTGGATTATTCACCGCCGCGCTTTTCCGTTCTGGGATGGCTCGCAGCCGTCGCAGCATGTTCGGGTTGCGTTTGAGGATCAGCAGGTTGAACACATTCGTTCAATGACCGGCGATGACATTGCGCTGATGCGCCTCGAGCCACAATACATCGGCGGGATTTTTCCGGCGCACAACGAAGATCGTGAACTGGTCACTCTCGATGATGTGCCACCAACATTAATTGCCGCGTTAATTGTCACCGAGGATAAAGCCTTTTTTGAACATTGGGGCGTTTCTTTCCGGGGTATTATCCGGGCAATGCTGGCGAATGTCCGGGCTGGCGGTTTTGTTCAGGGTGGTTCTACGCTGACTCAGCAGTTAATTAAAAACTTCTTTTTAACCAGCGAGCGCACGCTGAAGCGCAAAGCTCAGGAAGCACTTATGGCGCTACTACTGGAGCTGCATTACTCCAAAGAAGAAATTCTCCAGGCTTACTTAAATGAGGTCTATTTGGGTCAGGCCGGGCGCCGGGCGATTCATGGCTTCGGTTTAGCCGCGCGTTTTTATTTCGGAAAATCGGTGCGCGAATTAAATCTTGCGGAAATTGCCACGTTGGTTGGTCTGGTAAAGGGAGCGTCGTATTACAACCCGAAGCGTAATCCTAATCGTGCCCGTGACCGACGCGATTTAATTCTGGGGTTAATGGCTGAAAACGGCATTATTTCAGAGAAACAACGCATTTTGGCTCAGGGGCAGCCGTTACAAACCGCCAATTCCCGGCGAGCCGGGCAGCGAGAATATCCTGCCTTTCTTGAGTTGGCGAAGAAACAATTACAGCGCGATTATCGTTTGGAGGATCTGCAGAACGAAGGTTTACGGATTTTCACCACGCTCGACCCATGGGTGCAGCACTCGCTGGAGAAAGCTGCACTCGGGCATCTGAAGAGTCTCGAACGCTGGCAGCCCAGACAAAAAGGGCAGCTTGAGACGGCAGCCGTGATCACCAGTGTGGATGGTGGCGAAGTAAGGGCATTATTAGGTTCCCGACGCACCGAGTTTTTCGGCTATAACCGTGCGGTGAGCATGCAACGCTCGATTGGCTCGCTGGCGAAACCGGCGGTGTATTTAACCGCACTGAATTCCGGCCAGTATCACTGGGGCAGCCCGGTGAGTGATGCCCCGGTGAGTGTCGCCGGACCGGGTGATCAGGTATGGCAACCGAAAAACTACGATCGCAAAAGTCATGGCACCTTGCCGATGGCCGATGCACTGGCGCGTTCTCTTAACCAGTCAACCGCAAGGTTGGGCATGAAAGTGGGTCTGGAAAATGTGGTAAATACCTTTCAGCAGCTGGGTCTGAAAAAAGAAATTCCACCATATCCATCGATTTTACTAGGGGCCGTTGATGCATCGCCGCTGGAAGTGGCGAGCATGTATCAAACCATTGCTTCGCAAGGTTTCGCCACGCCGTTGCGTGCCATTGAAGCGGTTACCACGGCACGCGGTAGTACGTTATCTTCTTACGCAATTGAAGGTGAACAACGATTCGATCCACAAAAAATATCCTGGCTGAGGTACGGCATGGAGCAGGTGGCGCTGAGAGGCACGGCCAAGCGACTGGATAAAGAACTGGGTGGACCACTGGCGGCGAAAACCGGCACCAGTGATGATCAGCGCGATGCCTGGTTCGCGGGGTTCGATAATCGTTACTTAGGCGTGATGTGGGTTGGTCGAGATGATAATCAACCAATGCCGTTTGCAGGCAGCAGTGCCGCATTACCGATATGGCTGAGTACTTTCAAGCAGGTTGGTGTTGAGCCATTGCAACCAGACAGTGAATTAATCTGGCTACCGGTTGATAAGCAGGGCAATCAACTACAGGACGGTTGTTCCGGCAAGTTGTACCCTTTTGTCAGTGAGCGGGTCCAGGTGCAGCGTAATGGTTGTCGTGCGCCGAAGGCCGTGCCACGGCCAGAACAGGAAAAGTCTGGCTGGCTGGATTGGTTGTTCTGA